One Tolypothrix bouteillei VB521301 DNA window includes the following coding sequences:
- the clpP gene encoding ATP-dependent Clp endopeptidase proteolytic subunit ClpP, translated as MIPIVIEQSGRGERAFDIYSRLLRERIIFLGQQIDDTVANLIVAQLLFLDAEDSEKDIYMYINSPGGSVTAGMGMYDTMKHIRPDICTICTGLAASMGAFLLSAGTKGKRMSLPHSRIMIHQPLGGAQGQATDIEIQAREILYHKRKLNEYLAEHTGQPLEKITEDTERDFFMSPHEAKDYGLIDQVIDRHSAGSRPIAVVNQ; from the coding sequence ATGATTCCAATTGTTATAGAACAATCAGGTCGTGGCGAACGCGCCTTTGATATCTACTCACGTCTGTTACGCGAGCGCATCATCTTTTTAGGACAGCAGATCGATGATACTGTGGCTAACTTGATTGTTGCCCAACTGCTGTTTTTAGACGCAGAGGACTCGGAGAAAGATATATATATGTACATCAACTCTCCTGGTGGTTCGGTAACGGCGGGAATGGGTATGTATGATACTATGAAGCACATCCGCCCAGATATCTGTACAATTTGTACCGGATTGGCGGCGAGTATGGGCGCTTTCCTCCTCAGTGCTGGTACAAAAGGTAAGCGGATGAGTTTACCTCATTCCCGAATTATGATTCACCAACCTTTGGGTGGTGCTCAAGGACAAGCAACTGATATTGAAATTCAAGCACGGGAAATCCTTTACCACAAGCGCAAGCTAAATGAATATTTAGCAGAGCATACGGGTCAACCATTAGAAAAGATTACTGAGGATACAGAAAGAGATTTCTTTATGTCACCTCATGAAGCTAAAGACTATGGTTTAATCGACCAAGTGATCGATCGCCACTCTGCTGGTAGTCGCCCAATAGCCGTCGTCAATCAGTAA
- a CDS encoding thioredoxin domain-containing protein, with product MTNRLAQAKSLYLRKHAENPIDWWSWCDEALATAKVQNKPIFLSIGYSSCHWCTVMEGEAFSDLAVAEYMNANFLPIKVDREERPDIDSIYMQALQMMSGQGGWPLNVFISPEDLVPFYAGTYFPLEPRYGRPGFLQVLQAIRHYYDTEKEDLRDRKATILESLLTSAVLESGGVTETQDIELLHKGWETCTGIITPNQYGNSFPMIPYAELALRGTRFEWENSRYDGIQVSTQRGLDLALGGIYDHVAGGFHRYTVDSTWTVPHFEKMLYDNGQIVEYLANLWSAGIHEPAFEAAIAGTVRWLKREMISPLGFFYAAQDADSFTNRTDAEPEEGAFYVWSYSELQQLLSAGELAELQQTFTVTPNGNFEGKNVLQRRHQGKLSESLQTALGKLFVARYGFATDMTDEARRSSTTTFATFPPARNNQEAKTHNWLGRIPAVTDTKMIVAWNSLMISGLARAYGVFQRQEYLELAANAANFICNNQFVDGRFHRLNYENQPTVLAQSEDYAFFIKALLDLHQVSLQIENNDSNSSSHWLSKAITVQEEFHEYLWSVELGGYFNTSSDASQDLIVRERSYADNATPSANGVAIANLVRLALLTDDLHYLDLAEQGLNAFRGVMNRAPQACPSLFAALDWYRNCTLIRTSEEQIKSLVPTYLPSAIFVSTSKLPEGSVGLVCQGLKCLPAPESAEKFLQQLRKSLTRVSK from the coding sequence ATGACCAATCGTCTTGCTCAAGCTAAAAGCCTCTACCTCCGCAAACACGCCGAAAATCCCATTGATTGGTGGTCTTGGTGTGATGAGGCGCTAGCAACTGCAAAAGTGCAGAACAAACCAATATTCCTTTCCATTGGCTACTCTAGTTGCCATTGGTGTACCGTGATGGAAGGAGAAGCATTTTCCGACCTAGCAGTGGCTGAGTATATGAACGCCAACTTTCTTCCCATTAAAGTGGATAGGGAAGAACGACCCGATATTGACAGCATCTATATGCAAGCTTTACAAATGATGAGCGGTCAGGGGGGTTGGCCATTAAACGTGTTTATCTCTCCAGAGGATCTGGTACCTTTCTATGCAGGGACTTACTTTCCGTTAGAACCACGCTACGGTCGCCCCGGCTTTTTACAAGTTCTGCAAGCAATCCGTCATTATTACGATACAGAAAAAGAAGATTTGCGCGATCGCAAAGCCACCATTCTTGAGTCACTCCTAACTTCTGCAGTGCTGGAATCGGGAGGCGTAACAGAAACTCAAGATATTGAATTATTGCATAAGGGCTGGGAGACTTGTACTGGAATTATTACACCCAATCAATATGGCAATAGCTTCCCAATGATTCCTTATGCAGAATTGGCGCTGCGAGGAACTCGATTTGAATGGGAAAATTCTCGTTACGATGGCATTCAAGTTTCTACTCAAAGGGGTCTGGATCTAGCACTAGGGGGAATTTACGACCATGTAGCTGGGGGCTTTCATCGCTATACAGTGGATTCTACATGGACGGTACCGCATTTTGAAAAGATGCTTTACGATAACGGTCAAATTGTGGAGTATCTGGCTAATTTGTGGAGTGCGGGAATACACGAACCGGCTTTTGAAGCAGCGATCGCAGGTACTGTTCGATGGTTAAAGCGGGAGATGATTTCACCCTTGGGATTCTTCTATGCTGCTCAAGATGCTGATAGCTTTACCAATCGGACAGATGCAGAACCTGAGGAAGGAGCATTTTACGTTTGGAGTTACAGCGAATTGCAACAACTGCTAAGTGCAGGTGAACTAGCAGAATTACAACAAACGTTTACAGTTACTCCTAACGGTAACTTTGAAGGTAAGAACGTTTTACAAAGACGTCATCAAGGCAAACTGAGTGAGAGTTTGCAAACAGCGTTAGGAAAATTGTTTGTTGCACGTTATGGTTTTGCAACGGACATGACCGATGAAGCCCGACGTTCATCCACGACAACATTTGCTACATTTCCCCCCGCACGCAACAATCAAGAAGCAAAAACTCATAACTGGTTGGGACGCATTCCTGCAGTGACAGATACAAAAATGATTGTTGCATGGAATAGTTTGATGATATCTGGTTTAGCTAGGGCATACGGGGTATTTCAAAGACAAGAATATTTGGAACTTGCAGCAAACGCAGCCAATTTTATCTGCAACAATCAGTTTGTAGATGGGCGCTTTCACCGTCTTAATTATGAAAATCAGCCAACAGTTCTCGCGCAATCTGAGGACTACGCCTTTTTTATCAAAGCACTGCTCGATTTACACCAAGTCTCTTTGCAAATAGAAAACAACGATTCCAACTCGTCTTCCCATTGGCTCTCAAAAGCAATTACCGTACAAGAAGAATTTCACGAATATCTGTGGAGCGTGGAACTTGGTGGATACTTCAATACATCAAGTGACGCCAGCCAAGATTTGATAGTGCGCGAACGCAGTTATGCCGATAATGCCACACCATCTGCTAATGGAGTTGCGATCGCAAACCTAGTCCGTCTTGCTCTACTCACCGACGATCTTCATTATCTAGACTTAGCCGAACAAGGATTAAACGCTTTTAGGGGTGTGATGAATCGTGCTCCTCAAGCGTGTCCCAGCTTGTTTGCTGCCCTAGACTGGTATCGCAATTGTACGTTAATCCGTACCTCAGAAGAACAAATTAAATCTCTTGTGCCAACATATTTACCCAGTGCAATATTTGTCTCAACATCAAAACTACCAGAAGGAAGCGTTGGATTAGTCTGCCAAGGATTGAAATGTTTGCCAGCACCAGAAAGTGCAGAGAAGTTTTTGCAGCAATTACGAAAGAGTTTAACTAGGGTCAGTAAGTAG
- a CDS encoding molybdenum cofactor guanylyltransferase translates to MSSDLSAIVLAGGMSSRMGQDKALIPIQGVPLLQLICQMAESCADTVYVVTPWEERYQHLLTPKSKFIREVTVGESLPHGPLVGFAQGLAQVQTEWVLLLACDLPKLEVKVLQAWAAELKYVEEDAIAALVCHSKGWEPLCGFYRHRCLPSLMEYINEGGRSFQGWLKQHHVFVLSLPDSEMLFNCNTPQDLGLLQ, encoded by the coding sequence GTGAGCAGTGACTTAAGTGCAATTGTGTTAGCAGGGGGAATGAGTTCCCGCATGGGACAAGATAAAGCTTTGATCCCAATTCAAGGTGTACCCCTCCTGCAATTAATTTGTCAAATGGCAGAAAGTTGTGCTGATACAGTTTATGTAGTAACCCCTTGGGAAGAACGATATCAGCACTTACTCACTCCTAAGAGCAAGTTTATTCGGGAAGTGACTGTAGGGGAATCTTTACCCCACGGACCGCTTGTTGGCTTTGCTCAAGGATTAGCGCAAGTACAAACGGAGTGGGTGTTGCTACTCGCCTGCGATTTACCTAAGTTGGAGGTTAAAGTTTTACAGGCGTGGGCGGCTGAACTTAAATATGTTGAAGAGGACGCGATCGCCGCATTGGTATGTCATAGTAAAGGTTGGGAACCGTTGTGCGGTTTTTACCGCCATCGGTGTTTGCCAAGTCTGATGGAATATATTAATGAAGGCGGGCGATCGTTCCAAGGGTGGCTGAAACAGCATCACGTATTTGTTTTGTCACTACCTGATTCCGAAATGCTTTTTAACTGCAATACACCACAGGATTTAGGTTTATTGCAGTGA
- the ilvN gene encoding acetolactate synthase small subunit — translation MKHTLSVLVEDEAGVLSRISGLFARRGFNIESLAVGPAEQSGISRITMVVQGDDRVIEQLTKQLYKLINVLKVQDVTETPCVERELMLLKVNATSTNRSEVVELSQIFRARVVDVAEDSLTLEVVGDPGKMVAIVQVLQKFGLREIARTGKIALTRESGVNTELLKSLEVKV, via the coding sequence ATGAAACATACACTTTCAGTACTGGTAGAGGATGAAGCGGGAGTTCTTTCCCGTATTTCTGGATTGTTTGCCCGTCGCGGCTTTAATATTGAAAGTCTCGCCGTAGGTCCGGCAGAACAATCAGGAATTTCCCGAATTACAATGGTTGTTCAAGGCGATGACCGTGTCATCGAGCAACTGACCAAGCAACTTTACAAGCTTATTAATGTCCTGAAGGTGCAGGATGTCACTGAGACTCCTTGTGTCGAGCGAGAACTGATGTTGCTTAAGGTTAATGCTACAAGCACTAATCGTTCAGAGGTTGTTGAATTGTCGCAAATTTTCCGAGCAAGAGTAGTAGATGTGGCTGAGGATTCTCTCACGTTAGAAGTGGTGGGAGATCCGGGAAAGATGGTGGCGATCGTGCAGGTGTTGCAAAAATTTGGCTTGAGAGAAATAGCTCGCACTGGCAAAATTGCTTTGACTCGTGAATCTGGTGTGAATACGGAGTTGCTTAAGTCTTTGGAAGTCAAGGTTTAA
- a CDS encoding dienelactone hydrolase family protein, giving the protein MQITKRNVELRVDDSLMRVYVAAPKTAGTYPGLIFYTDIYQLGDPMIRLVNYLAGHGYVVAAPEIFHRTEPVGFVIEPDDIGRMRGNDNARRTPIAGYDADCRAVIEFLKGESSVASGQIGTLGFCIGGHLSFRAAFQNEIKAAVCCYPTGIPSGKLGQGVADTIHRVSEIKGEMLIVFGTLDPHIPPQDRQTIIQALKGASVPHQVFSYEAEHTFMRDDGYRYDSAVATSAWSEIIAFLKRIFVP; this is encoded by the coding sequence GTGCAAATTACCAAACGCAATGTTGAATTGAGAGTAGACGACAGCTTGATGCGCGTCTATGTTGCAGCCCCCAAAACTGCGGGAACTTATCCAGGACTTATATTCTATACGGATATTTATCAATTAGGCGATCCAATGATTCGATTGGTTAACTACTTGGCTGGACATGGCTATGTAGTCGCCGCACCAGAGATTTTTCATAGAACAGAACCTGTTGGTTTCGTTATTGAACCAGATGATATTGGTAGAATGCGAGGTAATGACAATGCTCGTCGAACCCCGATAGCTGGATATGACGCTGATTGCCGTGCTGTCATTGAATTCCTTAAGGGGGAAAGTTCGGTAGCCTCAGGTCAAATAGGGACTTTAGGTTTTTGTATTGGGGGACACCTATCTTTCCGGGCTGCTTTCCAAAACGAAATCAAGGCAGCAGTTTGTTGCTATCCGACTGGTATTCCGAGTGGCAAACTAGGTCAGGGGGTAGCCGATACGATTCATCGAGTCAGCGAAATTAAAGGCGAGATGCTAATTGTGTTTGGTACGCTTGACCCTCACATTCCACCACAAGACCGTCAAACAATTATCCAAGCCCTAAAGGGTGCAAGTGTTCCTCATCAAGTTTTCTCTTATGAAGCAGAACATACCTTCATGCGCGATGATGGTTATCGCTACGATTCTGCGGTTGCGACCTCTGCTTGGTCTGAAATCATAGCTTTCTTAAAACGTATTTTTGTACCATAA
- a CDS encoding pentapeptide repeat-containing protein: MNATWERFVGWGACSSIYKKFVKFVGMLFATPVASSGRNLPTRWLLRPLLCVFLFFLFPLPAWSSPAQPERIPLTLEILQERLHAPTIREGNLTVDLREMVIDLRPENASFRDAFYQVLRKELQKAGSKPLGLDLSYSVIQGDFIGSDLGLQTPLYAQAIAPIFTASEQEQLEHLRDVCLRSLAVALPSSKDCKFLLGTQSTPSTAISVFRGSLTFMGTRFNGSVQFANTFFLQPVNAQGALFNQPAYWVETRFSRAASFANANFRKDSYFQGSIFFDKVSFKQTLFQEIANFQDSTFEDTANFTEANFKQVAKFSRTQWLGNADFSSVRFFEQAQFAKDIFYRFLILSEVTFEQSVAFRESQFNQPVNFQGASILNQADFSDAGFSPDAYLNVSGLLFNSNQAKILGNPGQIGKNIVVNGLQGNQSVLRNLGQNFRQLQQIADANQLEYTKQELRLQELTRNLFGTNINSASQKRLMALGFSLVQADAIVRRRLIQPFRNKSELLTLADIDFDTYAQVTSRIVVGNSLSVGNWLLLAWNCLALSLLLLLSGYGTNFCLVIGVGTIAIAFFGLLFWLIDSVRRIGPRPILPTAYETTCMLASFSVFVVLGLLAIFRSAEQPWLTLGCLCAILIPLPGVLLLRLYQQGRYHDLLDVSYFTEEGTLRQLRLLIGRLPVIPRYPMFRERYLPILCDRRWNWLNYYDFSLNNLLRLGFNDIRLRDEHLPGIITILAWYQWVLGILYITLVFWTLSRTIPGLNLLIYLK; this comes from the coding sequence ATGAACGCAACTTGGGAGCGATTTGTGGGGTGGGGTGCATGCAGTTCCATCTACAAGAAGTTTGTTAAATTTGTGGGGATGCTTTTTGCTACGCCAGTCGCTTCAAGTGGGCGAAATCTCCCAACGCGCTGGCTCCTCCGCCCTCTGCTCTGTGTCTTCTTATTCTTTTTATTTCCCCTACCAGCATGGAGTTCGCCCGCACAACCAGAACGGATTCCCCTCACTCTAGAAATATTACAAGAACGACTGCATGCTCCTACCATTCGTGAAGGTAATCTCACAGTGGATTTACGGGAAATGGTCATAGATTTACGACCGGAGAATGCCAGTTTTCGAGATGCTTTTTACCAAGTTTTGCGGAAAGAATTGCAAAAAGCTGGCTCAAAACCTTTGGGATTGGATTTAAGTTATTCTGTCATTCAAGGTGATTTTATTGGTAGCGATTTGGGTTTGCAAACTCCTCTATACGCTCAAGCTATTGCCCCTATTTTCACAGCCTCAGAACAAGAACAATTAGAACACTTGCGAGATGTTTGCTTGCGATCGCTTGCTGTAGCATTACCCAGTTCTAAAGATTGTAAGTTTCTATTGGGAACTCAGTCAACGCCATCAACGGCAATTAGCGTTTTCCGTGGTTCTCTGACTTTTATGGGAACTCGCTTTAATGGTAGCGTTCAGTTTGCCAATACGTTTTTTCTCCAACCAGTCAACGCCCAAGGTGCTCTTTTTAATCAACCTGCTTATTGGGTAGAAACAAGATTCAGCCGTGCTGCTAGCTTTGCTAATGCGAATTTTCGCAAGGACAGTTATTTCCAAGGCAGTATCTTCTTTGATAAAGTGAGTTTCAAGCAAACTCTATTTCAAGAAATCGCAAACTTTCAAGACAGTACTTTTGAAGACACGGCTAATTTTACTGAAGCAAATTTTAAGCAGGTAGCAAAATTCAGTCGTACACAATGGCTTGGTAATGCTGATTTTTCTAGCGTGCGTTTTTTTGAACAAGCACAGTTTGCAAAAGATATTTTTTATCGTTTTCTTATTTTATCTGAAGTAACTTTTGAGCAATCTGTAGCCTTTCGAGAGTCACAATTTAATCAACCTGTTAACTTCCAAGGTGCAAGCATCCTCAATCAAGCGGACTTTAGCGATGCTGGATTTTCTCCAGACGCTTATTTAAATGTGTCCGGTCTTCTTTTTAACTCCAACCAGGCTAAGATTTTAGGAAATCCCGGTCAAATTGGCAAAAACATTGTCGTGAATGGTTTGCAAGGTAATCAAAGTGTTTTGCGGAATTTGGGGCAAAATTTTCGTCAGTTACAGCAAATTGCTGATGCCAATCAGTTGGAGTATACAAAGCAGGAGTTGCGGCTGCAAGAATTAACCCGCAATCTGTTTGGTACAAATATCAATAGCGCATCTCAAAAACGTCTGATGGCTCTGGGTTTTTCTCTCGTTCAAGCTGATGCTATTGTTCGTCGCCGACTGATACAGCCATTTCGCAATAAGAGTGAATTGCTGACTTTGGCTGATATTGACTTCGATACTTACGCTCAAGTTACCTCTCGCATAGTGGTTGGCAATTCTCTTTCTGTAGGAAATTGGTTGCTCTTAGCATGGAATTGCTTGGCTTTGAGTCTGCTGCTGCTGCTATCCGGGTACGGTACAAATTTTTGCTTGGTCATTGGCGTAGGAACGATCGCGATCGCATTCTTTGGTCTATTGTTTTGGCTGATTGACAGTGTTCGTCGTATTGGTCCAAGACCGATTTTACCTACCGCTTACGAAACGACTTGTATGCTTGCAAGTTTTAGCGTGTTTGTCGTACTGGGTTTACTCGCTATCTTTCGTTCAGCCGAACAACCTTGGCTGACATTGGGATGTCTGTGTGCAATTCTGATTCCTCTCCCTGGAGTCTTGTTGTTGCGACTTTACCAACAAGGACGCTATCACGATCTCTTAGACGTTTCCTACTTTACAGAAGAAGGGACTTTACGACAACTGCGCTTGCTGATTGGGCGTTTGCCAGTGATTCCAAGGTATCCAATGTTTCGCGAGCGTTATTTACCAATTTTATGCGATCGCAGATGGAACTGGCTCAATTACTATGACTTCAGCTTGAACAACTTATTGAGGCTGGGATTTAACGATATTCGTTTGCGAGACGAACACCTTCCTGGCATCATTACAATATTGGCATGGTATCAGTGGGTTTTAGGTATACTTTACATTACCCTTGTTTTTTGGACTCTTTCCCGTACTATTCCCGGTTTGAACTTACTGATTTATCTAAAATAA
- a CDS encoding zinc-dependent alcohol dehydrogenase family protein: MKAVLMTAAGNPEVLQLQDIPNPSVPLGETELLIRLQAAGINPIDTKLRKRGTFYPDKMPAILGCDGAGIVEAVGAAVQRFRIGDEVFFCNGGLGAHQGNYAEYTTIDERFAARKPASVSFVEAAAAPLVLITAWEALYERGRLEPGERVLIHAGAGGVGHVAIQLAKLKGAHVCTTVGSQEKADFVKSLGADRAILYKQTDFVQAALDWTGGEGVDLAFDTVGGETLHKTFPAVRVYGDVVTILEPDANTVWKTARQRNLRIGLELMLTPMLQGSVEAQQHQAEILEQCAQWIDGGKLKIQVSKTFPLQEAAKAHQLLETGSMTGKIVLLIGERR, from the coding sequence ATGAAAGCAGTCCTAATGACAGCAGCCGGAAACCCCGAAGTTTTGCAACTGCAAGACATACCAAATCCAAGCGTTCCTCTCGGCGAAACAGAACTGCTCATACGCCTGCAAGCAGCAGGTATCAATCCCATTGATACAAAATTGCGGAAACGAGGCACATTTTACCCAGATAAAATGCCAGCCATTTTAGGCTGTGATGGCGCAGGTATAGTCGAAGCAGTAGGTGCTGCTGTTCAACGCTTTCGTATTGGTGATGAAGTCTTCTTTTGTAATGGTGGATTGGGCGCACACCAGGGCAACTATGCAGAATATACAACAATTGATGAACGGTTTGCAGCCCGCAAGCCTGCTTCTGTATCCTTTGTAGAAGCTGCAGCAGCACCTTTAGTTTTAATTACCGCTTGGGAAGCACTGTACGAAAGGGGGCGCTTAGAACCAGGGGAAAGAGTGTTGATTCATGCAGGTGCAGGTGGAGTCGGTCATGTAGCAATTCAACTGGCAAAACTTAAAGGCGCTCATGTTTGCACAACTGTTGGTTCTCAAGAAAAAGCCGATTTCGTCAAAAGTTTGGGTGCTGACCGTGCAATCTTATACAAGCAAACAGACTTCGTCCAAGCAGCGTTAGATTGGACAGGTGGAGAAGGAGTTGATTTAGCTTTTGACACTGTAGGAGGAGAAACACTCCATAAAACTTTTCCCGCAGTACGCGTGTATGGTGATGTTGTGACAATTTTAGAACCGGATGCCAATACAGTGTGGAAAACTGCAAGGCAACGCAATCTTCGCATTGGCTTAGAACTCATGCTAACACCCATGCTCCAAGGTAGTGTGGAAGCACAGCAGCACCAGGCAGAAATTTTAGAACAATGCGCTCAATGGATTGATGGAGGTAAGTTAAAAATTCAGGTTAGCAAGACGTTTCCTTTGCAAGAAGCAGCAAAGGCTCATCAATTGCTTGAAACTGGCTCAATGACAGGTAAAATTGTTCTACTTATTGGAGAACGGAGATAG
- the arsS gene encoding arsenosugar biosynthesis radical SAM (seleno)protein ArsS (Some members of this family are selenoproteins.): MIQTTITPFKQKLTSALTKKEISVLQINLGKRCNLACNHCHVEAGPKRTEELSPEICHQLIELIQRFPQIQIVDLTGGAPEMNYGFKSLVEAARANHKQVIVRSNLTIYFENGFSDLPAYFTQHKVRVVASLPCYLEDNVDKMRGAGVYNSSIKALQWLNQLGYGKEPDLILDLVFNPQMPSGEKFSLTPDQAKLERSYKEFLQEQFGIIFNNLFTITNLPVGRTKQYLERQKLYTPYLQFLESNFNAGTVENLMCRDELSIDYLGNVYDCDFHQMMNLPAKNRNGENLTVAKLLELGSLDAIAEVQTAVYCYGCTAGCGSSCGGALV; this comes from the coding sequence ATGATACAAACAACCATAACACCTTTCAAACAGAAACTGACTTCAGCTTTAACAAAAAAAGAAATTTCTGTTTTGCAAATTAATTTAGGAAAGCGCTGCAATCTAGCGTGCAATCATTGCCATGTAGAAGCAGGACCAAAGCGCACAGAAGAACTTTCTCCAGAAATTTGCCACCAGTTAATTGAATTAATTCAGAGATTTCCTCAGATCCAAATTGTTGATTTAACTGGTGGCGCACCAGAAATGAATTATGGATTTAAGTCACTTGTAGAAGCAGCAAGAGCAAATCACAAGCAAGTGATTGTTCGGTCTAACTTGACCATTTATTTTGAAAATGGGTTTAGTGACTTACCAGCATACTTTACCCAACACAAAGTTCGCGTTGTTGCTTCCTTACCTTGCTATCTAGAAGACAACGTAGATAAAATGCGGGGTGCGGGTGTATATAATAGTTCAATCAAAGCACTTCAGTGGCTAAATCAACTTGGTTATGGAAAAGAACCGGACCTCATTTTGGATTTGGTGTTTAATCCTCAAATGCCTTCAGGGGAAAAGTTTTCCCTAACCCCCGATCAAGCGAAACTGGAAAGAAGTTACAAAGAGTTTTTACAGGAACAATTTGGTATTATTTTTAACAATCTATTTACCATCACCAATTTACCTGTTGGGCGAACAAAACAATACTTGGAACGGCAAAAACTCTATACTCCTTATCTCCAGTTTCTAGAATCAAATTTCAATGCTGGTACGGTTGAAAATCTGATGTGCCGAGATGAGCTTTCCATCGATTATCTTGGTAATGTGTATGATTGCGACTTTCATCAAATGATGAATTTGCCAGCCAAAAATCGTAATGGGGAGAACCTTACAGTTGCCAAATTGCTAGAACTTGGGAGTTTGGATGCGATCGCCGAAGTCCAAACTGCTGTTTATTGCTATGGATGTACGGCTGGTTGTGGTTCGAGTTGTGGCGGCGCTTTGGTGTAA
- the arsM gene encoding arsenosugar biosynthesis arsenite methyltransferase ArsM — MSYLETAAQFYSEVAQEPEVGLCCVQSTPLQLPGLKIPCCMKEMNYGCGTTVHPTELGNQPTVLYVGVGGGLEALQFAYFSRRPSGVIAIDPVVQMREAAARNLEIAAQENSWFDTNFVEIKEGDAFNLPITDSTVDIVAQNCLFNIFEPEDLTRALREAYRVLKPGGRLQMSDPIATRPIPQHLQKDERLRAMCLSGALTYEEYIQRIIDVGFGQVEIRARRPYRLLDSETYNLKEHLLLESLDSVAFKVSIPEDGACVFTGKTAIYAGPEPFFDDGAGHFFQQGIPAVVCDKTAAKLAQFMSDNITITDSTWHYSGGGCC, encoded by the coding sequence ATGAGTTACCTCGAAACAGCGGCGCAGTTCTACAGTGAAGTTGCTCAAGAACCAGAAGTTGGGCTTTGTTGCGTACAGAGTACACCCCTTCAATTACCAGGACTAAAAATTCCTTGCTGTATGAAGGAAATGAACTATGGTTGTGGTACTACCGTTCACCCCACCGAACTAGGAAATCAACCTACCGTGCTTTATGTTGGAGTTGGTGGCGGCTTGGAAGCTTTGCAATTTGCCTATTTTTCGCGCCGTCCGAGTGGTGTGATTGCTATCGATCCAGTTGTACAAATGCGAGAAGCGGCTGCACGGAATTTAGAAATTGCTGCTCAAGAAAACTCCTGGTTTGATACCAATTTTGTAGAAATCAAAGAAGGCGATGCCTTTAACTTACCCATTACCGACAGTACAGTTGATATCGTCGCACAGAATTGCCTTTTCAATATTTTTGAACCAGAAGATTTAACTCGTGCTTTGCGCGAAGCATACCGGGTGTTGAAACCGGGCGGTAGACTGCAGATGAGCGATCCTATTGCAACTCGTCCCATTCCGCAACACTTGCAAAAAGATGAGCGCTTGCGAGCAATGTGTTTATCGGGCGCACTTACCTATGAAGAGTACATTCAACGCATTATTGATGTTGGCTTTGGACAAGTAGAAATTCGCGCCCGCCGTCCTTACCGATTGCTAGATTCTGAGACTTACAACTTAAAAGAACACCTTCTTTTAGAAAGTTTAGATTCTGTAGCTTTTAAAGTTTCTATTCCTGAAGATGGGGCTTGTGTTTTTACAGGTAAAACAGCAATCTATGCTGGACCTGAACCATTTTTTGATGATGGTGCAGGTCATTTTTTTCAACAGGGAATACCCGCAGTAGTTTGTGATAAAACTGCTGCAAAATTGGCTCAATTCATGTCGGATAATATAACGATTACTGACTCAACTTGGCACTATAGCGGCGGTGGTTGTTGTTGA
- a CDS encoding Mo-dependent nitrogenase C-terminal domain-containing protein produces the protein MTSFSQLQPKQDLLSPVRQWLDSIEIHNAKLAHFVCKLIPAQCPFERDITLFGRKLFHIPPMCKLNPVYEEVVYLRFRALCYLADVCGEDVTAYC, from the coding sequence ATGACTAGCTTTTCTCAACTACAACCAAAACAAGATCTTCTTTCTCCTGTTCGTCAATGGTTAGATTCCATAGAAATTCATAATGCCAAACTAGCTCATTTTGTGTGCAAGCTCATTCCCGCTCAATGTCCGTTTGAGCGTGATATTACATTGTTTGGTCGCAAGCTGTTTCATATTCCTCCAATGTGCAAGCTCAATCCTGTCTATGAGGAAGTCGTTTATTTGCGTTTCCGCGCTCTGTGTTATCTTGCGGACGTATGCGGTGAAGACGTAACTGCTTACTGCTAA